One Glaciihabitans arcticus DNA window includes the following coding sequences:
- a CDS encoding AAA family ATPase has protein sequence MPITPEQSVWFAETFTKMVDNVEQAVLGKNHVIELVLSAMISEGHILLEDFPGTGKTSLARAVSQTVDGTSSRIQFTPDLLPGDVTGITVYDQKKGEFEFHNGPIFANVVLADEINRASAKTQSALLEVMEEGRVTVDGNSRPVGLPFLVIATQNPIEQAGTYRLPEAQLDRFMIKTSLGYPDRAATVRILEATADVKQDLAPVVTPQVLLGMSDLARQAYVNPLLFDYISSIVEATRTATQVRMGASVRGARALTKAAKTWAVAHGRTYVTPDDVKLLAEPVLSHRLVLDAEAEFDGVTANAVVAQIVLDIVPPARNDLV, from the coding sequence ATGCCGATCACCCCAGAACAGTCCGTGTGGTTCGCCGAGACCTTCACGAAGATGGTCGACAACGTCGAGCAGGCCGTGCTCGGCAAGAACCACGTGATCGAGCTGGTGCTCTCCGCGATGATCAGCGAGGGCCACATCCTGCTCGAGGACTTCCCAGGCACCGGCAAGACCTCGCTCGCTCGCGCCGTGTCGCAGACGGTGGATGGCACGAGCTCACGCATCCAGTTCACTCCCGACCTGCTGCCGGGCGATGTCACGGGCATCACCGTCTACGACCAGAAGAAGGGCGAGTTCGAATTCCACAACGGACCGATCTTCGCCAACGTCGTGCTCGCCGACGAGATCAACCGTGCGAGCGCCAAGACGCAGTCCGCCCTGCTCGAGGTCATGGAGGAGGGCCGGGTCACCGTCGACGGCAACTCGCGCCCCGTCGGCCTGCCGTTCCTCGTGATCGCCACCCAGAACCCGATCGAGCAGGCCGGAACCTACCGACTGCCCGAAGCTCAGCTCGACCGCTTTATGATCAAGACCTCGCTCGGCTACCCGGACCGCGCGGCCACCGTGCGCATCCTCGAGGCCACCGCAGACGTCAAGCAGGACCTCGCTCCGGTCGTCACCCCGCAGGTGCTGCTCGGCATGTCCGACCTCGCCCGCCAGGCCTACGTCAACCCGCTGCTGTTCGACTACATCTCGAGCATCGTCGAGGCGACCCGCACCGCCACACAGGTGCGCATGGGAGCGAGTGTGCGTGGCGCCCGCGCCCTCACCAAGGCCGCGAAGACCTGGGCCGTTGCGCACGGTCGCACCTACGTGACTCCGGATGACGTGAAGCTGCTCGCCGAGCCCGTTCTCTCGCACCGTCTCGTTCTCGATGCCGAGGCCGAGTTCGACGGCGTGACGGCGAACGCCGTTGTCGCGCAGATCGTGCTCGACATCGTGCCGCCGGCCCGAAACGATCTCGTGTGA
- a CDS encoding Ig-like domain-containing protein gives MARIKRGFGLSRKARVSLIKGGATVAIVGLLVGVAVVAEGFDVKQTPVNDSSIWALQVGEANRYARINTDLRELDTVRNVKAPSDIVQTANSVLLLAENNTKVADVDAKAAEDIDGESSAMRDTPPGTASVTTTGSLVGYLTGDGNVYVADIDEGAEANPVSVDPYADDEVPEGEDPRQYVSDAIAIGTDGMLYSYSSLDGTVLRYDTKTGEIVGTDQVEDGPTEVGSTLTVVGSTWVLLDVDGDQVLTSALGAVDTDLTGAGVLQASAQGGDRVYIAGSNILISINLGDGSVTDEFGGDAALGVPAQPMANGDTVLAAWLDGPSGTLWSSDTRESTPLDYAGAELATDPQPQFRGNGARYILNDVQSGWVWTVPDGELVPSSQDWALTETQEENLEEDTETATEVTEAKPPVAVKDSFGVRSGALVQLPVLLNDHDPNEDVLTVAPGTLSALPASFGKLSITNNDQQVTVQVADGAKGSATFSYAVTDGTREGGLTSAPTTVTLTVKTDQTAPVWCGVLECQQEWPSVEVLPGGSVRANVLSAWVDPQGDALYVKSVRKEKPSDLGSVAATQDGNIVFQHPNASSAQGGAIPVVVSVADARGGITEKTLNIQVTPTPSLVAVPFAVTTIANEPITIDPTDHVSGVNGGITITSANTGADDGSLVSLNDGRSTFQFQSPNAGSFLVAYTLKDAANEASSIVRVTVLSADTQAITTAPVTVFVRPKLDSTVDVFSAVSNPAGRVLLLSEALPRAANGAGLDVNVVDHRLIRVKGETASGQPGVLGTVRYTITDGTNTAGGTIQGEATIIQLATSSSQAPIALDDAVSVRAGSYVDVPVLENDVAADGNAMVLNPDALENSAKSGFAFTRGSVVRYIAPEKEGRYELFYGVYSAGTPAASDIAKISITVVPRGANGDPQPRTLTGRVLAGETVSIPFDDYGLDPDGDAVLLDGIEKQPTSGTATIAADGQSIIYTSVTGFKGPVEFQYRVKDEVGKTATASVRVGVLDAQSDPSPVTFSDYVEVQVGDDKKVSVYPAANDIDPAGKDLTLVDVIPDARAGSEEAAALDALIGSVDESGVLLNAGTELGTKTFIYTVVNSTGDTGIGLIVLKVVPQAVPDRPQIADTYVTLDQRAGFADGIDVVTGKVSWLSGELKKLKLSFYGDQGDLEIDGWKISGALPEKSAVIPFKLEGDNFFGEKVASYGYLHIPGRDDIILALASGVGPQNVKEKLSVEFDLDRLMAIPRDETLVVAPKAKITTTGARAEATCTLVSGTKVRYDAGKGEPWVDSCTVSVKLQGQKSYSDVLVPIAVEPEIAQPELRPASLTVSPAAGPSTFDLHKMTVWRGKERFDEVTYAIEYSGDQFEISLGSDNRTLTVESFDTSKPGKTEIVKVILTSHDGTSGTISVKVGPAPTALPQGGTINETCVVGKADCVVNVIGRGGEVNVYKNTPLKLVKVESSSTCEGVTFSVADNSRIRAAYAPDVTGAKCQVRFVVEDAQGKLSTDDGRGTFILDLHGYPKTPDSVEQAAFDDGSIRLQVSPGASASAYPDLTGFVIKTGPKKVGTCTTAGVCTQITGLTNGEKLTYSAYAVNSAGESLAPVTTLAWSYATPVLGTVERTLVYQNGVTSQDRGSVKISITGSDPTVVSYRVTGKDNVLPRTGALTETTVSLPVGGQQVSVTPISQFEIPRGQGDAGGTNTQTMQVAGLPNITDSGVVNSAEDSLTLAGTGVNDKFSAKPPQSIFIAYRGTKPTCSINTTTGGELVATAPANSYQSTTSTITVPKNREYGVFFCYSNGFGLAVGDVSRGFPYDQPDAPTGFTYKVRDGSGDGNYRISIQDAPAGEDGFYIKYRGYSEGSGADITGSAPAIGAAYCINVFGSERCSGHGTVNPVDANRSWQISVNVSGVTCVRPRLSVNVGGGAGGSATIDQARYERANGDFITPDEGANPRDIPLTAATVRNVAGTINWGGANSGLQPYQWTANSETDCSF, from the coding sequence ATGGCCCGCATCAAGCGCGGCTTCGGCCTGAGCCGCAAGGCTCGCGTCTCCCTCATCAAGGGTGGCGCGACCGTGGCAATCGTCGGCCTGCTCGTGGGCGTCGCGGTCGTCGCCGAGGGCTTCGACGTCAAGCAGACACCCGTCAACGACAGCTCGATCTGGGCACTCCAGGTCGGCGAGGCCAACCGCTACGCGCGCATCAATACCGACCTGCGCGAGCTCGACACGGTGCGCAACGTCAAGGCGCCGAGCGACATCGTGCAGACCGCGAACTCGGTGCTGCTGCTCGCCGAGAACAACACCAAGGTCGCCGATGTCGACGCGAAGGCCGCCGAGGACATCGACGGCGAGTCGAGCGCGATGCGGGACACCCCGCCCGGAACCGCGAGTGTCACGACGACGGGAAGCCTCGTCGGCTACCTGACCGGCGACGGCAACGTCTACGTCGCCGACATCGACGAGGGCGCGGAGGCGAACCCGGTGTCGGTCGACCCCTACGCCGACGACGAGGTGCCCGAGGGCGAGGATCCGCGCCAGTACGTCTCCGACGCTATCGCCATCGGCACTGACGGCATGCTCTACTCCTACTCGAGCCTCGACGGCACGGTGCTGCGCTACGACACAAAAACTGGCGAGATCGTCGGGACCGACCAGGTTGAGGACGGCCCGACCGAGGTCGGCTCCACCCTCACCGTCGTGGGCTCCACCTGGGTGCTGCTCGACGTCGATGGCGACCAGGTGCTGACATCCGCCCTGGGCGCGGTCGACACCGACCTGACCGGTGCCGGCGTTCTTCAGGCGTCGGCGCAGGGCGGCGACCGGGTCTATATCGCCGGCTCGAACATCCTGATCTCGATCAATCTGGGCGATGGGTCGGTGACCGACGAGTTCGGCGGCGACGCGGCGCTCGGTGTGCCCGCCCAGCCGATGGCGAACGGCGACACGGTGCTCGCGGCCTGGCTCGACGGCCCCTCCGGAACCCTGTGGAGCAGCGATACCCGCGAGAGCACGCCCCTCGACTATGCGGGTGCCGAGCTGGCAACCGACCCGCAGCCGCAGTTCCGTGGCAACGGTGCGCGGTACATCCTCAACGACGTGCAGAGCGGCTGGGTCTGGACGGTTCCCGACGGCGAGCTCGTGCCCTCCTCGCAGGACTGGGCGCTCACCGAGACGCAGGAGGAGAACCTCGAAGAGGACACCGAGACCGCGACGGAGGTGACCGAGGCCAAGCCCCCGGTCGCCGTCAAGGACTCGTTCGGTGTTCGCTCCGGCGCCCTCGTGCAGTTGCCCGTGCTGCTCAACGACCACGACCCGAACGAAGACGTGCTGACCGTCGCGCCCGGCACGCTGAGCGCCCTGCCCGCGTCGTTCGGCAAGCTCAGCATCACCAACAACGACCAACAGGTCACGGTTCAGGTCGCCGATGGTGCGAAGGGATCGGCGACGTTCTCCTACGCCGTGACCGACGGCACCCGCGAGGGCGGGCTGACGTCCGCGCCGACCACCGTGACCCTGACCGTCAAAACCGACCAGACCGCGCCCGTGTGGTGTGGGGTTCTCGAGTGCCAGCAGGAGTGGCCGTCCGTCGAGGTTCTGCCCGGCGGCTCCGTGCGCGCCAATGTGTTGAGCGCGTGGGTCGACCCGCAGGGCGACGCCCTCTACGTGAAGTCGGTGCGCAAGGAGAAGCCGTCCGACCTCGGCAGCGTCGCCGCAACGCAGGACGGCAACATCGTCTTCCAGCACCCCAACGCGAGCTCCGCACAGGGCGGCGCGATCCCGGTAGTCGTGAGTGTCGCCGACGCGCGCGGCGGCATCACCGAGAAGACCCTCAACATCCAGGTCACGCCGACGCCGAGCCTTGTCGCCGTGCCGTTCGCCGTCACGACTATCGCGAACGAGCCGATCACCATCGACCCGACCGACCACGTCTCGGGCGTCAACGGCGGCATCACGATCACGTCCGCCAATACGGGGGCGGATGACGGCTCTCTCGTCTCCCTGAACGACGGCCGATCCACCTTCCAGTTCCAATCGCCGAACGCGGGCAGCTTCCTCGTCGCCTACACCCTCAAGGATGCGGCAAACGAAGCCTCGTCCATCGTGCGCGTCACCGTGCTCTCCGCCGACACGCAGGCCATCACCACCGCGCCGGTCACCGTATTCGTGCGGCCCAAGCTCGACTCCACCGTGGATGTGTTCTCGGCTGTATCCAACCCGGCTGGACGGGTGCTGCTGCTGAGCGAGGCCCTGCCGCGTGCGGCCAACGGCGCGGGTCTCGACGTCAACGTCGTCGATCACCGCCTGATCCGCGTCAAGGGTGAGACGGCCAGCGGCCAGCCCGGCGTGCTCGGCACGGTGCGTTACACGATCACCGACGGAACCAACACGGCCGGCGGCACGATCCAGGGCGAGGCCACGATCATCCAGCTCGCTACATCGAGCTCGCAGGCGCCGATCGCGCTCGACGACGCGGTGTCGGTGCGCGCCGGCAGCTATGTCGACGTGCCCGTGCTCGAGAACGACGTCGCGGCCGATGGCAACGCGATGGTGCTCAACCCCGACGCGCTCGAGAACTCGGCGAAGTCCGGATTCGCCTTCACCCGCGGCTCGGTCGTGCGTTACATCGCCCCCGAGAAGGAGGGCCGCTACGAGCTCTTCTACGGCGTCTACTCGGCCGGGACCCCCGCGGCCTCCGACATCGCGAAGATCAGCATCACGGTCGTGCCCCGCGGAGCGAACGGCGATCCTCAGCCGCGCACGCTGACCGGGCGTGTGCTCGCGGGGGAGACGGTCTCCATCCCGTTCGACGACTACGGTCTCGACCCCGACGGCGACGCCGTGCTGCTCGACGGAATCGAGAAGCAGCCGACGAGCGGCACCGCGACCATCGCCGCCGACGGCCAGTCCATCATCTACACGAGCGTTACGGGCTTCAAAGGCCCCGTCGAGTTCCAGTACCGCGTCAAGGACGAGGTGGGCAAGACGGCGACCGCGAGCGTGCGCGTCGGCGTGCTCGATGCGCAGTCCGACCCGAGCCCCGTCACCTTCAGCGACTACGTCGAGGTGCAGGTCGGCGACGACAAGAAGGTCTCCGTCTACCCCGCCGCGAACGACATCGACCCGGCGGGCAAGGATCTCACCCTGGTCGACGTGATTCCGGATGCCCGTGCGGGCAGCGAGGAAGCCGCAGCCCTCGACGCACTCATCGGCAGTGTCGACGAGTCGGGCGTTCTGCTGAACGCCGGCACCGAGCTCGGCACCAAGACATTCATCTACACGGTCGTCAACTCCACGGGCGATACCGGCATCGGCCTCATCGTTCTCAAGGTCGTGCCGCAGGCCGTTCCCGACCGGCCGCAGATCGCCGATACCTACGTAACTCTCGACCAGCGCGCGGGCTTCGCTGACGGCATCGACGTCGTTACCGGCAAGGTGAGCTGGCTCTCCGGTGAACTGAAGAAGCTCAAGCTGAGCTTCTACGGAGACCAGGGCGACCTCGAGATCGACGGCTGGAAGATCAGTGGCGCGCTGCCCGAGAAGTCGGCGGTCATCCCGTTCAAGCTCGAAGGCGACAACTTCTTCGGGGAGAAGGTGGCCTCGTACGGCTACCTGCACATCCCGGGCCGCGACGACATCATCCTCGCGCTGGCGAGCGGCGTCGGACCGCAGAACGTCAAGGAGAAGCTCTCGGTCGAGTTCGACCTCGACCGACTGATGGCGATTCCGCGCGACGAGACGCTCGTCGTCGCGCCGAAGGCGAAGATCACCACGACCGGCGCTCGCGCGGAGGCCACCTGCACGCTCGTCTCCGGCACGAAGGTGCGCTACGACGCGGGCAAGGGTGAGCCATGGGTCGATTCCTGTACCGTCTCGGTCAAGCTCCAGGGCCAGAAGAGCTACTCCGATGTGCTCGTGCCGATCGCCGTCGAACCCGAGATCGCCCAGCCCGAGCTGCGTCCCGCCTCGCTCACCGTGAGCCCGGCCGCCGGCCCCAGCACCTTCGACCTGCACAAGATGACCGTGTGGCGCGGCAAGGAGCGCTTCGACGAGGTCACCTACGCGATCGAGTACTCGGGCGACCAGTTCGAGATCAGCCTGGGCTCCGACAACCGCACGCTGACCGTCGAGTCATTCGACACCTCAAAGCCGGGCAAGACGGAGATCGTCAAGGTCATCCTCACCAGCCACGACGGCACCTCTGGCACCATCTCGGTCAAGGTCGGCCCCGCGCCGACCGCCCTTCCGCAGGGCGGCACCATCAACGAGACCTGCGTTGTGGGCAAGGCCGACTGCGTCGTGAACGTGATCGGTCGCGGCGGCGAGGTCAACGTCTACAAGAACACCCCGCTCAAGCTGGTCAAGGTCGAGTCCTCCTCCACCTGCGAGGGCGTCACATTCTCCGTGGCCGACAACTCCCGCATCCGCGCCGCCTATGCGCCCGACGTCACCGGCGCCAAGTGCCAGGTGCGGTTCGTCGTCGAAGACGCGCAGGGCAAGTTGAGTACGGATGACGGTCGCGGCACGTTCATCCTCGATCTGCACGGCTACCCGAAGACGCCCGACTCGGTCGAACAGGCCGCATTCGACGACGGCAGCATCCGCCTTCAGGTCAGCCCCGGCGCCTCGGCGTCGGCCTACCCCGACCTCACCGGCTTCGTGATCAAGACCGGACCGAAGAAGGTCGGCACCTGCACGACCGCGGGAGTCTGCACGCAGATCACCGGACTCACCAACGGCGAGAAGCTCACCTACAGTGCGTACGCGGTCAACTCCGCAGGCGAGTCGCTCGCACCCGTCACCACTCTCGCCTGGTCCTACGCGACCCCGGTGCTGGGCACCGTGGAGCGCACGCTCGTTTACCAGAACGGTGTGACGAGCCAGGACCGCGGATCGGTGAAGATCTCGATCACCGGATCCGACCCGACCGTCGTCTCCTACCGGGTGACCGGCAAGGACAACGTGCTGCCCCGCACCGGCGCGCTCACCGAAACCACTGTCTCGCTGCCGGTCGGTGGCCAGCAGGTCTCGGTCACGCCGATCAGCCAGTTCGAGATCCCCCGAGGACAGGGCGACGCGGGTGGAACGAACACGCAGACCATGCAGGTGGCCGGCCTGCCGAACATCACCGACTCGGGCGTCGTCAACTCGGCAGAGGATTCGCTCACCCTCGCGGGCACGGGCGTGAACGACAAGTTCAGCGCGAAGCCGCCGCAGAGCATCTTCATCGCCTACCGCGGCACGAAGCCCACCTGCTCGATCAACACGACGACCGGTGGCGAACTCGTCGCCACGGCGCCTGCCAACAGCTACCAGTCGACGACCTCGACCATCACCGTGCCGAAGAACCGCGAGTACGGCGTCTTCTTCTGCTACTCGAACGGCTTCGGTCTCGCTGTCGGCGACGTGAGCCGCGGCTTCCCGTACGACCAGCCCGACGCCCCGACCGGCTTCACCTACAAGGTGCGCGACGGCAGCGGCGACGGCAACTACCGCATCTCGATCCAGGACGCGCCCGCTGGCGAAGACGGCTTCTACATCAAGTACCGCGGCTACTCCGAGGGCAGCGGCGCCGACATCACCGGCAGCGCACCCGCGATCGGCGCCGCCTACTGCATCAACGTCTTCGGCTCCGAGCGCTGCTCGGGCCACGGAACGGTCAACCCGGTCGATGCGAACCGCTCGTGGCAGATCAGCGTGAACGTCTCGGGCGTCACCTGCGTGCGCCCGCGCCTCAGCGTGAACGTCGGCGGCGGCGCCGGCGGATCCGCAACGATCGACCAGGCGCGCTACGAGCGCGCGAACGGCGACTTCATCACGCCCGACGAGGGTGCGAACCCGCGCGATATCCCGCTCACGGCGGCCACGGTGCGGAACGTCGCGGGAACCATCAACTGGGGCGGTGCCAACTCCGGCCTGCAGCCGTACCAGTGGACGGCGAACTCCGAAACCGACTGCAGCTTCTAA
- a CDS encoding serine/threonine-protein kinase, producing MSTRLPAQPPVLAGYTYSRLLGSGGFADVYLFEQNMPKRSVAVKVLLQNIVDESVLRTFNAEADSMARLSAHPSILTVFDASISSDGRPFLVMELCKASMGGRYRKEQLTVSEVLNIGVKIASALETAHRTGLLHRDIKPSNILITSFGTPVLADFGIAGSIANADNDEVILMSVPWSAPEVVELRSSGSIATEVWALGATLYTLLAGRSPFEADGAGANEQKQLSSRISKAKFVAIARPDVPARLQQALARALSRDPAMRQASMLELATELQHVQHELGLMPTPLEVATDDWIAADAPVNFDNAVHRGPVVSTVAQNSRRSTAVNTDANRRRPDDEAVLTQGPARARKSPLVPLLWVAGSVVVLAIIAIVGAVVIGGL from the coding sequence GTGTCAACGAGGTTGCCCGCGCAGCCGCCGGTGCTCGCCGGGTACACATACTCGCGCCTGCTCGGCTCCGGTGGTTTCGCCGATGTCTACCTTTTCGAGCAGAACATGCCGAAGCGCTCGGTCGCGGTGAAGGTGCTGCTGCAGAACATCGTCGACGAGAGTGTGCTGCGCACATTCAATGCCGAGGCCGATTCGATGGCCAGGCTCAGCGCGCATCCCTCGATCCTCACGGTCTTCGACGCCTCGATCTCCTCCGACGGCCGGCCATTCCTCGTGATGGAACTGTGCAAGGCCTCGATGGGCGGCCGGTACCGCAAGGAGCAGCTCACTGTGAGCGAGGTGCTCAACATCGGCGTCAAGATCGCGAGCGCGCTCGAGACCGCCCACCGCACAGGTCTCCTGCACCGCGACATCAAGCCTTCCAACATCCTCATCACGAGTTTCGGCACCCCGGTACTCGCCGACTTCGGCATCGCCGGCTCGATCGCGAACGCCGACAACGACGAGGTCATCCTCATGTCGGTGCCGTGGAGCGCCCCCGAGGTCGTCGAGCTGCGGTCATCCGGCTCGATCGCCACCGAGGTCTGGGCGCTCGGCGCAACCCTCTACACGCTGCTCGCCGGCCGCTCTCCGTTCGAGGCAGATGGCGCCGGTGCGAACGAGCAGAAGCAGCTGAGCTCGCGCATCTCAAAGGCGAAGTTCGTTGCGATTGCGCGACCGGATGTCCCGGCGCGCCTTCAGCAGGCTCTCGCCCGTGCCCTCAGCCGCGACCCGGCGATGCGCCAGGCGTCGATGCTCGAGCTGGCCACGGAACTGCAGCACGTGCAGCACGAGCTCGGCCTGATGCCGACCCCGCTCGAGGTCGCGACCGACGACTGGATCGCCGCCGACGCCCCCGTCAACTTCGACAACGCCGTGCACCGCGGACCGGTGGTGTCGACCGTCGCCCAGAACTCCCGCCGTTCGACCGCGGTCAACACCGATGCCAACCGTCGCCGGCCCGACGACGAAGCTGTGCTGACCCAGGGTCCCGCCCGCGCCCGCAAGTCCCCGCTCGTGCCGCTGCTCTGGGTCGCCGGATCCGTTGTGGTGCTCGCCATCATCGCGATCGTCGGCGCCGTTGTGATCGGCGGCCTGTGA